The Deltaproteobacteria bacterium genome contains the following window.
CGTTCGGGCACCGGTTTCGATGCGAGGCTGAAAAACATTGTCAATTTATGCCTGCTGCACACCAAGGAAAATTTCGATTTTCACCGCATACTGGGTGAATCGGAACTCACCGACCGGGTCACCATCGGGTACTATGAATCCATTGTCAGGTATTTCCGTGACTTTTTCAGGGAGGAAATTCGCGCGGGCAACGTCAAACCACTGGACCCCAACATGGTGGCCTACGGGCTTGTCGGCACCTGCGATTTCATCACCATGGATTGGGGCGAGCCTGAAACGGACTTCGATTCCGGCCAGGCCGTCACCCTGATTGCCGATATCCTCAAAAAAGGTATCGGGGGGACGGCCCCCTGGCGGCGGCACCCCGGCTGGGAACAAATGACCCTTCCCGATCCGACACCGTTGAACACCGTGGAAAAGCACCCCCTTACCAAAGGGCAGAAAACGCGCCACGCCCTTCTCAGGGCGGCGGAAAAGGTTTTCGGAACGCACGGGGTCAACCACGCCAATATTTCCGAAATCACCCGTCAAGCCGGTGTCGCCCAGGGCACTTTCTATGTCCATTTTAAAAGCAAAGCTGACTTGGTGGAAGGCTTTGTCAAGTATATCAACCGCCATCTCAGGCGCGAAATCCAGCGCACCGTCGGCACGCACCTCGACCGGCGGGATGCCGAGTGGATGGGCATGCTGGCCTTCTTCCGTTTTTTAACCCGTCACCGCTCCATTTACCGGGTGGTACCGGAATTCGAAATCATCGGGCACGAACTTGGTCTCTGGTACTATAAAAAACTGGCCGAAGGATATGCGGCAGGCTTGGAAAAGGGGATCGCACGCCGGGAGATCAGGCGATTCCCGGCCGTCTTTTTATCCCGTTATCTCATGGG
Protein-coding sequences here:
- a CDS encoding TetR/AcrR family transcriptional regulator codes for the protein MKPTHDNPPKPVLSKGMQTRASILEAAQNVFKTSGYYGSSVSEITRQADLSMGTFYQYFKNKEQLFIELTDQVVADFLEKAQATARSGTGFDARLKNIVNLCLLHTKENFDFHRILGESELTDRVTIGYYESIVRYFRDFFREEIRAGNVKPLDPNMVAYGLVGTCDFITMDWGEPETDFDSGQAVTLIADILKKGIGGTAPWRRHPGWEQMTLPDPTPLNTVEKHPLTKGQKTRHALLRAAEKVFGTHGVNHANISEITRQAGVAQGTFYVHFKSKADLVEGFVKYINRHLRREIQRTVGTHLDRRDAEWMGMLAFFRFLTRHRSIYRVVPEFEIIGHELGLWYYKKLAEGYAAGLEKGIARREIRRFPAVFLSRYLMGVSHFIGLKWIVWGSAVNPELPPSLFKDIRELILFGLAK